The proteins below are encoded in one region of Candidatus Amarolinea dominans:
- the tatA gene encoding twin-arginine translocase TatA/TatE family subunit, with product MPSLGPFELIIILVIVVIFFGVGKLPEIGGAIGRSLAEFRNANRTDDSITKTPPDPSAS from the coding sequence ATGCCATCACTTGGCCCGTTCGAACTGATTATCATCCTGGTCATTGTTGTCATCTTTTTTGGCGTTGGCAAACTCCCCGAGATCGGTGGCGCGATCGGCCGCAGCCTGGCCGAGTTTCGCAATGCAAATCGGACCGATGACAGTATCACGAAGACACCCCCAGACCCGTCGGCCTCCTGA
- a CDS encoding lactate utilization protein, whose protein sequence is MSRTPVSFEARSHQTLHLHSQRTALVHTTATLAARRRAGMAAEPAWHELTARSQAVRRQTLSNLGTYLQQLESALQARGSQVLWARTSAEACQFIVDLARRSGVGHVLQTQSALPLEIGLAAALQGAGFTLSPTNQGEFLAALSGQRPTHPNAGAAHLRIDDMVRTLHARLDMPVLLTADAASHVIRGRVRQAALQSGLAVMGIDLAVAETGTLALFNDQGDVRLTAALAPVQVAIMGLEQVVPTLDDLWLLQRVRARSASGRATSTYVELLSGAAATGREFYLILLDNGRSHLLTGAEAEMLACIHCGACLDVCPVARRVGSQPYAWSYPGPVGAVMAPLLLSAEFGDVADASTLCGACRSVCPVGIDLPRHLLAARERRAASGRGQVRAPGRLLVRTLHTPARYATLSAINRLGRLLVGAQQTRRWLAPWLWRWTAARNLPAPAPETFRRRWARQHAPAAGAVANA, encoded by the coding sequence ATGTCACGCACACCGGTCTCCTTCGAAGCACGCAGCCACCAGACGCTGCACCTACACAGCCAACGCACCGCTCTCGTGCATACCACCGCCACCCTGGCGGCACGTCGTCGCGCCGGAATGGCGGCTGAACCGGCCTGGCACGAGTTGACCGCGCGCAGTCAGGCGGTGCGCAGGCAGACCCTGTCCAACCTGGGAACCTATTTGCAGCAATTGGAGAGCGCCCTGCAGGCACGCGGTAGCCAGGTGCTGTGGGCGCGCACCAGCGCTGAGGCGTGCCAGTTCATCGTTGACCTGGCGCGACGGTCGGGCGTGGGGCACGTTTTGCAGACCCAATCGGCCTTGCCCCTGGAAATTGGTCTGGCCGCTGCGTTGCAGGGCGCCGGTTTCACCCTGTCCCCCACGAACCAGGGCGAATTCCTGGCCGCGCTCTCCGGGCAGCGGCCAACACACCCCAATGCCGGTGCGGCTCATCTGCGCATTGACGACATGGTGCGTACGCTGCATGCCAGGCTCGACATGCCGGTGCTCCTCACTGCTGACGCAGCCAGCCACGTCATTCGCGGGCGTGTGCGCCAGGCGGCCCTGCAGAGCGGCCTGGCGGTGATGGGCATTGACCTGGCGGTGGCTGAAACGGGCACCCTGGCGCTGTTCAACGATCAGGGCGATGTACGGCTGACTGCGGCCCTGGCGCCGGTGCAGGTCGCGATCATGGGGCTGGAGCAGGTTGTGCCGACGCTGGATGACCTGTGGCTTCTGCAGCGCGTGCGGGCACGCAGCGCCAGCGGACGGGCAACCTCCACTTATGTGGAATTGCTCAGCGGCGCCGCGGCCACCGGTCGCGAATTCTACCTGATCCTGCTGGACAATGGGCGTTCACACCTGCTGACCGGCGCGGAGGCGGAGATGCTGGCGTGTATTCACTGCGGCGCGTGCCTGGACGTGTGCCCGGTTGCCCGTCGCGTCGGCAGTCAGCCCTACGCGTGGAGTTACCCCGGCCCGGTTGGCGCGGTGATGGCGCCCCTGCTCTTGTCAGCGGAATTCGGTGATGTGGCCGACGCCAGTACCCTGTGTGGCGCGTGCCGCTCGGTGTGCCCGGTGGGCATTGACTTACCCCGTCACCTGCTGGCCGCGCGTGAACGCCGCGCGGCCAGCGGTCGCGGGCAAGTCCGCGCGCCGGGTCGCCTGCTCGTGCGTACCCTGCATACGCCGGCGCGCTACGCGACCCTCAGCGCGATCAATCGCCTGGGCCGGCTCCTGGTGGGCGCACAGCAGACCCGCCGTTGGCTGGCTCCCTGGCTGTGGCGTTGGACCGCGGCGCGCAACCTGCCCGCGCCGGCCCCTGAGACATTCCGGCGACGTTGGGCACGGCAGCATGCCCCGGCCGCAGGTGCTGTGGCCAATGCCTGA
- a CDS encoding LUD domain-containing protein yields MPDDARRAILAALASAPTVPLPPAPWPQTPAAATVDRETLLADFTTAAAAAGATITCESGVAAARLAVLSFIRTAEVRQVLVWEQDDLPVPGLLDALQMLGVETLTPSAAAARQRAALRQDKPVSLGITTGLAGLADQGSIIVRYPAVTHMLAVIWPQTQIILLPLDRLALSFAGWLAAARRQGQLAVWLQDDMTIINGPSLSMDIEQTPVWGAAGPAQLRIFLIGEDRIL; encoded by the coding sequence ATGCCTGACGATGCTCGCCGCGCGATCCTGGCCGCGCTGGCCTCAGCGCCAACAGTGCCCTTGCCGCCCGCCCCCTGGCCGCAGACGCCGGCCGCGGCGACGGTGGATCGAGAGACCCTGTTGGCGGATTTCACGACCGCGGCGGCCGCGGCCGGCGCAACCATCACCTGTGAGTCGGGGGTTGCGGCAGCCCGGCTGGCCGTTCTCTCGTTCATACGCACGGCCGAGGTTCGCCAGGTGCTGGTGTGGGAACAGGACGACCTGCCGGTGCCAGGCTTGCTCGATGCGCTGCAGATGCTCGGCGTCGAGACATTGACGCCGTCAGCGGCTGCTGCACGCCAGCGGGCTGCGCTGCGACAGGACAAGCCTGTGAGCCTGGGCATCACGACTGGCCTGGCCGGCCTGGCCGACCAGGGTAGCATCATCGTTCGTTACCCGGCTGTGACCCACATGCTGGCGGTCATCTGGCCGCAGACGCAGATCATCCTGCTGCCGCTGGACCGCCTGGCGCTGTCATTTGCAGGGTGGCTGGCGGCGGCACGCCGACAAGGGCAATTGGCCGTCTGGCTGCAGGATGACATGACGATCATCAACGGGCCGAGCCTGAGCATGGATATTGAGCAGACACCGGTGTGGGGGGCGGCCGGCCCGGCACAGTTACGCATCTTTTTGATTGGCGAAGATCGAATCCTATGA
- a CDS encoding twin-arginine translocase TatA/TatE family subunit — MNLFGIGPFELALVLILALVFLGPEELPKAARALGKALYQLQHMTEPIRAEVARAMQPLEEAKQSIAQPLTDLQQQIQHPLTPRPPESAVKVTTANSPQTTSGPGVGDNADDRAERP; from the coding sequence ATGAACCTTTTTGGCATTGGTCCGTTCGAATTGGCCCTGGTGTTGATCCTGGCCCTGGTGTTTCTAGGCCCGGAGGAGTTACCCAAGGCTGCACGCGCCCTGGGCAAAGCGCTCTATCAACTCCAGCACATGACCGAACCGATCCGCGCCGAGGTGGCGCGGGCCATGCAACCGCTGGAAGAGGCGAAGCAGTCCATTGCCCAACCGCTGACCGATCTGCAGCAGCAGATCCAGCACCCGCTGACGCCGCGGCCGCCAGAGTCTGCGGTCAAGGTGACGACGGCCAATTCGCCGCAGACAACATCCGGTCCGGGAGTGGGTGACAACGCTGATGACCGTGCCGAACGACCGTGA
- the tatC gene encoding twin-arginine translocase subunit TatC, whose protein sequence is MTVPNDREAVMSFTGHLMDLRARLIKAVASVLVGTVLGTIFARSFLTLLILPMGEARPQSLRPAENIIVYFKVALILGLVLAMPVILYQIIAFIVPGLTRGERRALYFVIPAATLLFAIGVAFSSLVMLPFSLNYLSSFLSDLIEPQYSIDYYISFVFNFVVWIGLSFETPLLIAFMARLGVVSPTQLGGGRRYAIVILALVAAIITPTPDPFNMTLVMVPLYILYEFGIILARWFYRPRSTYGG, encoded by the coding sequence ATGACCGTGCCGAACGACCGTGAAGCGGTGATGTCCTTCACGGGGCATCTCATGGATCTGCGGGCTCGTCTGATCAAAGCCGTGGCCAGTGTGCTCGTGGGTACGGTGTTGGGGACTATTTTTGCGCGTTCCTTTTTGACACTCCTCATCCTGCCGATGGGCGAGGCGCGACCGCAATCGTTGCGCCCAGCCGAAAATATCATCGTCTATTTCAAGGTCGCCTTGATCCTCGGCTTAGTGCTGGCCATGCCGGTCATCCTCTATCAGATCATCGCCTTCATCGTGCCAGGACTCACGCGCGGCGAAAGGCGCGCGCTTTATTTCGTCATTCCCGCCGCGACGCTTCTGTTTGCCATCGGGGTGGCCTTCTCATCGCTGGTCATGCTGCCCTTTTCCCTGAACTACCTGAGCAGCTTTCTCAGCGATTTGATCGAGCCCCAGTATTCGATTGACTATTACATCTCGTTCGTCTTCAATTTTGTCGTCTGGATCGGCCTGAGTTTCGAGACACCCCTCCTCATCGCGTTCATGGCGCGCCTGGGCGTTGTGAGTCCAACCCAATTGGGCGGCGGCCGGCGTTACGCCATTGTCATCCTGGCCCTGGTGGCAGCCATCATCACGCCCACGCCAGACCCGTTCAATATGACCCTGGTGATGGTGCCACTCTACATCCTGTATGAATTTGGGATCATCCTCGCGCGCTGGTTCTACCGCCCACGAAGCACGTATGGGGGATAA
- a CDS encoding DUF2283 domain-containing protein translates to MAEVKVYYDRVGNTLTVWFGDPQDEYICEETGDEVVLMKNKTGRVIGFEKLNFSIVTPEPMRVAFETLAV, encoded by the coding sequence ATGGCCGAAGTGAAAGTGTATTATGATCGAGTAGGCAACACGCTTACCGTTTGGTTTGGCGACCCACAAGACGAGTACATTTGCGAAGAAACAGGTGATGAAGTTGTTTTGATGAAGAACAAAACCGGGCGCGTTATTGGTTTTGAGAAACTGAATTTCTCGATTGTAACGCCTGAACCGATGCGGGTTGCATTTGAAACGCTGGCTGTGTGA
- a CDS encoding DUF4258 domain-containing protein has translation MNDLLFEALTPLGFRVRVSRPYWHLIITIKHPAMASRELDVKDTLENPDEIRLSRSDPDVYLFYSSERRGRWVCAVARQLNGDGFLITTYPTDAIKEGVRIWPK, from the coding sequence ATGAACGATTTATTGTTCGAAGCTCTGACGCCACTTGGCTTCCGCGTGCGGGTAAGTCGCCCCTACTGGCACTTGATCATCACGATCAAACACCCGGCGATGGCAAGTCGCGAATTGGATGTGAAAGATACGCTAGAGAATCCAGACGAAATTCGACTGAGCCGGAGTGACCCGGATGTATACTTGTTTTACTCATCAGAACGAAGAGGGCGATGGGTTTGTGCGGTAGCCAGGCAATTGAATGGGGATGGGTTTTTGATTACGACCTATCCAACGGATGCGATTAAAGAGGGGGTGCGGATATGGCCGAAGTGA
- a CDS encoding helix-turn-helix domain-containing protein, with protein MKDELFEELVASVREGGAILRGEVAPARKFSIAAPDVKHIRASYKLSQSEFAALIGISVATLRNWEQGRRAPDGPARILLQVAAKHPDAVWDVVRPA; from the coding sequence ATGAAAGACGAACTTTTCGAGGAGTTGGTCGCCAGTGTCCGTGAGGGCGGGGCTATCTTGCGCGGCGAAGTGGCGCCCGCGCGAAAATTCAGCATCGCGGCCCCGGATGTGAAGCACATTCGTGCCAGCTATAAGCTTTCACAAAGCGAGTTCGCCGCTCTGATCGGCATCAGCGTTGCTACCTTACGCAATTGGGAACAAGGACGTCGTGCGCCTGACGGTCCGGCCCGAATTCTGCTCCAAGTAGCGGCGAAGCACCCAGACGCAGTTTGGGATGTCGTTCGTCCCGCCTGA
- a CDS encoding pentapeptide repeat-containing protein, whose protein sequence is MHGVNLSDAYLSDAVLSGANLSRANLRRANLSGANLSRAYLYDAYLSGADLRGQT, encoded by the coding sequence CTGCACGGGGTCAACCTGAGCGATGCCTACCTGAGCGATGCCGTCCTGAGCGGGGCCAACCTGAGCAGGGCTAACCTACGTCGGGCCAACCTGAGCGGGGCCAACCTGAGCAGGGCATACCTGTACGATGCCTACCTAAGCGGGGCCGACCTGCGCGGGCAAACCTGA
- a CDS encoding pentapeptide repeat-containing protein produces the protein MFTTKAAMVALCLGAAVAVLVGCGGPAQTPTSEPIPEPISAPPAGCPPNCFMADLHRSALRETDLRGANLREANLREADLSEADLSGADLRDANLRDANLRGADLRDANLRGAALIGTKLDDNTQIDDKWRLVWEIINQGAAGRDLRKADLREAYLFGADLHGADLSEVVLTWADLSQANLRGANLSRADLTWAYLFDADLSEAVLTGANLRWADVVGTKLDDKTQIDDKWRLVWEIINQGAAGRDLRKADLSAADLHEADLRDADLSDAVLSGGLPVRKPICTGST, from the coding sequence ATGTTTACAACGAAAGCAGCAATGGTGGCTCTCTGCTTAGGGGCAGCAGTTGCAGTCCTAGTCGGTTGTGGGGGACCAGCACAGACGCCGACGTCGGAACCGATACCGGAACCGATATCGGCACCGCCAGCTGGATGTCCACCTAATTGCTTTATGGCCGACCTGCACAGGTCGGCCCTGCGAGAGACCGACCTGCGCGGGGCCAACCTTCGCGAGGCCAATCTGCGCGAGGCCGACCTGAGCGAGGCCGACCTGAGCGGGGCCGACTTGCGCGATGCCAATCTGCGCGATGCCAACCTGCGCGGGGCCGACTTGCGCGATGCCAACCTGCGCGGGGCTGCCCTGATCGGGACCAAGTTGGATGACAATACTCAAATTGATGACAAATGGCGACTAGTCTGGGAGATTATCAACCAAGGTGCCGCAGGACGTGACCTGCGTAAGGCCGACCTGCGCGAGGCCTACTTGTTCGGGGCCGATCTGCACGGGGCCGACCTGAGCGAGGTCGTCCTGACCTGGGCCGACCTGAGCCAAGCCAACCTGCGCGGGGCCAACCTAAGCAGGGCCGACCTGACCTGGGCCTACTTGTTCGACGCCGACCTGAGCGAGGCCGTCCTGACCGGGGCCAATCTGAGATGGGCCGACGTGGTAGGGACCAAGTTGGATGACAAGACTCAAATTGATGACAAATGGCGACTAGTCTGGGAGATTATCAACCAAGGCGCCGCAGGACGTGACCTACGCAAGGCCGACCTGAGCGCGGCCGATCTGCACGAGGCCGACCTGCGCGATGCCGACTTGAGCGATGCCGTCCTAAGCGGGGGCCTACCTGTACGGAAGCCGATCTGCACGGGGTCAACCTGA
- a CDS encoding pentapeptide repeat-containing protein produces MSGADLRGADLRGADLRGADLRGAVLSRALLLGTKLDEKTQIEDKWRLVWEIVNQGAAGRDLTGANLNGAALVGADLRNAVLRGADLNAAVLSGVDLSGADLRAADLRWADLRGSKLDEKTQIEGKWRLVWEIVNQGAAGRDLRGANLSGAALVLADLRNADLRAADLRAADLGAADLRAADLRGADLRWAYLHEAKLDEKTQIEDKWRLVWEIVNQGAAGRDLRKVDLAGANLTEADLSATVLGGANLRNADLSGAVLRGADLSGANLNGAVLRAAVLSAADLRGAQYNSETKWPDGFDPQKAGCVFVED; encoded by the coding sequence CTGAGCGGGGCCGACCTGCGCGGGGCCGACCTGCGCGGGGCCGACCTGCGCGGGGCCGACCTGCGCGGGGCCGTCCTGAGCAGGGCCCTCCTGCTCGGGACCAAGTTGGATGAGAAGACTCAGATTGAGGACAAATGGCGACTGGTCTGGGAGATTGTCAACCAAGGAGCCGCAGGACGTGATCTGACCGGGGCCAACCTGAACGGGGCCGCCTTGGTCGGGGCCGACCTGCGCAACGCCGTCCTGAGAGGGGCCGACCTGAACGCGGCCGTACTGAGCGGAGTCGATCTGAGCGGGGCCGACCTGCGCGCGGCCGACCTGCGCTGGGCCGACCTGCGCGGGTCCAAGTTGGACGAAAAGACTCAGATTGAGGGCAAATGGCGACTGGTCTGGGAGATTGTTAACCAAGGAGCCGCAGGACGTGACCTGCGCGGAGCCAACCTGAGTGGGGCCGCCCTAGTCTTGGCCGACCTGCGCAATGCCGACCTGCGCGCGGCAGACCTGCGCGCGGCCGACCTGGGCGCAGCAGACCTGCGCGCGGCAGACCTGCGCGGGGCAGACCTGCGCTGGGCCTACCTACACGAGGCCAAGTTGGATGAAAAGACTCAGATTGAGGACAAATGGCGACTGGTCTGGGAGATTGTTAACCAAGGAGCCGCAGGACGTGACCTGCGCAAAGTCGACCTGGCCGGGGCCAACCTGACCGAGGCTGACCTGAGCGCGACCGTCCTGGGCGGGGCCAACCTGCGCAATGCCGACCTGAGCGGGGCCGTCTTGCGCGGGGCCGACCTGAGTGGGGCCAACCTGAACGGGGCCGTCCTGCGCGCGGCCGTCCTAAGCGCGGCCGACCTGCGCGGGGCCCAATACAATAGCGAGACCAAATGGCCTGACGGCTTTGATCCACAAAAGGCGGGTTGCGTCTTCGTCGAGGATTAA
- a CDS encoding pentapeptide repeat-containing protein, which translates to MPISTLPAGCPPNCMRANLVNAVLSGADLGAADLRNADLRGAVLSGADLRAADLRGADLRTADLRWAYLRAAKLDEKTQIEDKWRLVWEIVTQGAAGRDLNGANLNGANLVLAELSGPT; encoded by the coding sequence ATGCCGATATCGACACTGCCAGCTGGATGTCCACCTAATTGCATGAGGGCCAACCTAGTCAATGCCGTCCTGAGTGGGGCCGACCTGGGCGCGGCCGACCTGCGCAATGCGGACCTGCGCGGGGCCGTCCTGAGTGGTGCCGACCTGCGCGCGGCCGACCTGCGCGGGGCCGACTTGCGCACGGCCGACCTGCGCTGGGCCTACCTGCGCGCGGCCAAGTTGGATGAAAAGACTCAGATTGAGGACAAATGGCGACTGGTCTGGGAGATTGTCACCCAAGGAGCCGCGGGACGTGACCTGAACGGGGCCAACCTGAACGGGGCCAACCTGGTCTTGGCCGAGCTGAGCGGGCCGACCTGA